The following proteins are encoded in a genomic region of Spirosoma sp. SC4-14:
- the trpB gene encoding tryptophan synthase subunit beta, with amino-acid sequence MQTTLEPTTSFEVSDKGFYGHFGGAFIPEMLYPNVEELRQNYLQIIADPSFQAEFWQLLEDYVGRPTPLFLAKRLSEKIGATIYLKREDLCHTGAHKVNNTIGQILVAQRLGKKRIVAETGAGQHGVATATVCALMGLECIVYMGSIDMERQKPNVDRMRMLGATVVPATSGSQTLKDATNEAMRHWINNPVDTHYIIGSVVGPHPYPDMVARFQSVISEEIKKQLLAKTGRQNPDYVVACVGGGSNAAGTFFHFLNEPSVRLVAAEAAGQGVSSGHSAATTALGKPGVLHGSRTILMQTEDGQVIEPYSISAGLDYPGIGPLHAHLFDSGRGEFYAITDDEALQAGFQLSKLEGIIPALESSHALAALSKMNLKADDVVVVCLSGRGDKDLATYSKHL; translated from the coding sequence ATGCAAACCACTCTTGAACCAACAACCTCGTTTGAGGTTTCCGATAAAGGCTTTTATGGCCATTTCGGCGGAGCTTTCATTCCCGAAATGCTCTATCCTAATGTTGAAGAACTCCGGCAGAACTATCTCCAGATTATTGCCGACCCTTCCTTTCAGGCCGAATTCTGGCAATTGCTCGAAGACTACGTAGGGCGGCCAACTCCGCTATTTCTGGCAAAGCGACTGTCCGAAAAAATTGGTGCCACCATCTACCTTAAACGCGAAGACCTGTGTCATACGGGCGCGCATAAAGTCAACAATACGATTGGGCAAATTCTGGTAGCCCAGCGACTTGGTAAAAAACGGATTGTTGCCGAAACCGGTGCCGGTCAGCATGGTGTAGCAACGGCTACAGTTTGCGCCCTGATGGGCCTGGAGTGCATTGTGTATATGGGAAGCATCGACATGGAGCGCCAGAAGCCCAACGTCGACCGGATGCGAATGCTGGGCGCTACGGTGGTTCCGGCTACGTCGGGCAGCCAGACACTTAAAGACGCCACCAACGAAGCTATGCGCCATTGGATCAACAATCCCGTCGACACGCATTATATTATTGGCTCGGTTGTGGGGCCTCATCCCTACCCCGATATGGTTGCCCGATTCCAGTCGGTTATTTCAGAAGAAATCAAAAAGCAACTACTTGCTAAAACGGGTCGCCAAAACCCCGACTATGTGGTGGCCTGTGTGGGTGGAGGCAGTAATGCAGCTGGTACTTTTTTCCATTTTCTGAATGAGCCATCGGTTCGTCTGGTTGCGGCCGAAGCAGCAGGGCAAGGGGTATCGTCGGGCCACTCAGCGGCAACAACGGCACTCGGCAAGCCGGGCGTACTGCACGGTAGCCGGACCATTCTGATGCAAACCGAAGATGGGCAGGTTATTGAACCCTACTCTATTTCGGCCGGGCTCGATTATCCGGGTATTGGTCCACTTCATGCCCATCTGTTCGATTCGGGCCGTGGCGAATTCTACGCTATCACTGACGACGAAGCCCTACAGGCTGGCTTTCAGTTAAGTAAACTCGAAGGCATTATTCCTGCGCTGGAATCGTCTCATGCGCTGGCAGCCTTGTCAAAAATGAATCTTAAGGCCGACGATGTGGTCGTCGTTTGTTTGTCCGGTCGTGGCGATAAAGATTTAGCAACCTATTCTAAGCATCTTTAG